From a region of the Sphingopyxis sp. YR583 genome:
- the fliP gene encoding flagellar type III secretion system pore protein FliP (The bacterial flagellar biogenesis protein FliP forms a type III secretion system (T3SS)-type pore required for flagellar assembly.), with protein MRTDRRFWLRAAALAGGAALLCAAPAAWAQATDGLNRAVSEIGGDGRPLSLSLQILVLMSLLTVLPSLLLMMTSFTRIIIVLSILRHALGLQQTPPNQVLVGLSLFLSLFVMQPVISEVNRVAIEPYGQEQIDIGEAVSRSGTALHGFMMKQTRKTDLMMFAKIAKAPNYASPKDVPFSILLPAFVTSELKTAFQIGFLIFLPFLVIDLIVASALMSLGMMMLSPTIISMPFKLLLFVLVDGWALTMGSLASSFVS; from the coding sequence ATGCGGACTGATCGCCGCTTCTGGTTGCGCGCCGCGGCGCTCGCCGGCGGCGCTGCGCTGCTCTGCGCCGCACCCGCGGCCTGGGCGCAGGCCACCGATGGCCTCAATCGCGCGGTCAGCGAAATCGGCGGCGATGGCCGCCCCCTGAGCCTGTCGCTCCAGATCCTCGTCCTGATGAGCCTGCTGACGGTGCTGCCGTCGCTGCTGCTGATGATGACGAGCTTCACGCGCATCATCATCGTACTGTCGATCCTGCGCCACGCGCTGGGACTGCAACAGACGCCGCCTAACCAGGTGCTGGTCGGGCTCAGCCTCTTCCTCTCATTGTTTGTGATGCAGCCCGTGATCAGCGAAGTGAACCGTGTCGCGATCGAGCCTTATGGCCAGGAACAGATCGATATCGGTGAAGCGGTCTCGCGTTCAGGCACCGCGCTGCATGGCTTTATGATGAAACAGACGCGCAAGACCGATCTGATGATGTTCGCCAAGATTGCCAAGGCGCCGAACTATGCGAGCCCGAAGGACGTGCCCTTTTCGATCCTGCTTCCCGCCTTCGTCACCAGCGAACTCAAGACGGCGTTCCAGATCGGCTTTCTGATCTTCCTGCCCTTCCTCGTCATCGACCTGATCGTCGCATCCGCGCTGATGTCTCTCGGTATGATGATGCTGTCGCCGACGATCATATCGATGCCGTTCAAGCTCCTGCTCTTCGTCCTCGTCGATGGCTGGGCGCTGACGATGGGATCA